The following coding sequences are from one Gossypium raimondii isolate GPD5lz chromosome 4, ASM2569854v1, whole genome shotgun sequence window:
- the LOC105779721 gene encoding caffeoylshikimate esterase — MARHPIAEANEESPFGTLTPDEFYARHSVSHSSEFITNARGLKLFTQSWTPLDTPITGIVAVVHGFTGESSWFLQLTSVLFAKSGFATCAIDHQGHGFSEGLDGLDTHIPNIDGVVDDCIQCFESFRARHAPDLPAFLYSESLGGAIALYISLRQKGVWDGLILNGAMCGISAKFKPPWPLEHFLFIVAKLIPTWRVVPTRGSIPDVSFKEPWKRKLAIASPRRTVARPRAATAYELIRICNDLQGRFEEVDVPLLIVHGGDDVVCDPACVEELYKRAASTDKTLRIHPGMWHQLVGEPEESVELVFGEMIDWLKSRGSRAAEAKGASGLSSAVGSTSG; from the coding sequence ATGGCCCGGCATCCGATAGCCGAAGCCAACGAGGAGAGCCCCTTCGGCACGTTAACTCCGGACGAATTCTATGCCCGCCACTCAGTGAGTCACTCATCCGAGTTCATCACTAACGCTCGCGGTCTCAAACTCTTCACCCAGTCTTGGACCCCACTAGATACTCCGATCACCGGAATCGTCGCCGTTGTCCACGGATTCACCGGCGAGTCGAGCTGGTTCCTCCAACTTACCTCCGTTCTTTTCGCCAAATCGGGATTCGCCACGTGTGCGATCGATCACCAGGGCCACGGATTCTCCGAAGGCCTTGACGGACTCGATACTCACATTCCAAACATCGACGGCGTTGTCGACGATTGCATTCAGTGCTTTGAATCCTTCCGTGCTCGTCACGCGCCGGATTTGCCCGCCTTTTTGTACTCGGAATCGCTTGGCGGAGCTATTGCGCTTTATATCTCTCTCCGTCAAAAAGGAGTGTGGGATGGCTTGATTCTCAATGGCGCAATGTGCGGGATAAGCGCTAAATTCAAGCCACCATGGCCGTTGGAACATTTTCTGTTCATAGTCGCCAAACTTATCCCCACCTGGCGAGTGGTTCCGACGCGCGGGTCTATACCGGATGTTTCGTTTAAAGAACCGTGGAAGAGGAAGTTGGCGATAGCCAGTCCTAGGAGAACAGTAGCAAGGCCACGCGCCGCCACAGCATACGAGCTCATCCGAATATGCAACGACTTGCAAGGGAGGTTTGAGGAAGTGGATGTTCCATTGCTAATCGTGCACGGTGGTGATGACGTGGTGTGTGATCCGGCTTGCGTGGAGGAGCTTTATAAACGCGCCGCCAGCACTGACAAGACATTGAGGATCCATCCAGGGATGTGGCACCAATTGGTTGGGGAACCGGAGGAAAGCGTCGAGTTAGTGTTTGGGGAAATGATTGATTGGCTTAAAAGTAGAGGTTCACGAGCCGCAGAGGCAAAGGGTGCTAGTGGTCTAAGCTCCGCTGTTGGCAGCACTAGTGGATAG